In a single window of the Pseudoxanthomonas sp. F37 genome:
- the guaA gene encoding glutamine-hydrolyzing GMP synthase, whose amino-acid sequence MTNIHTDKILILDFGAQYTQLIARRIREIGVYCEIWAWDHDPEEIAKFGAKGIILSGGPESTTQHGAPAAPQQVFDSGLPILGICYGMQTLAAQLGGATEAADAREFGHAEVQLVAHDALLGGLSDHQGEPRIDVWMSHGDHVAQAPPGWTITATTDRIPVAAMALEEKRWYGVQFHPEVTHTKQGQTLLRRFVAEICGCQTLWTAANIIEDQIARVREQVGSDEVILGLSGGVDSSVVAALLHKAIGDQLTCVFVDTGLLRWQEGDQVMAMFAEHMGVKVVRVNAADRYFKALAGVADPEAKRKIIGNLFVEIFEEESNKLKNARWLAQGTIYPDVIESAGSKTGKAHVIKSHHNVGGLPEHMKLGLVEPLRELFKDEVRRLGVELGLPRTMVYRHPFPGPGLGVRILGEVKPEYAELLARADAIFIDELRKADLYDRTSQAFAVFLPVKSVGVVGDARAYEWVIALRAVETIDFMTAHWAHLPYEFLGTVSNRIINELRGISRVVYDISGKPPATIEWE is encoded by the coding sequence ATGACCAACATCCACACCGACAAGATCCTCATCCTCGATTTCGGCGCGCAGTACACGCAGCTGATCGCCCGCCGCATCCGCGAGATCGGCGTCTACTGCGAAATCTGGGCCTGGGACCACGATCCCGAGGAGATCGCGAAGTTCGGCGCCAAGGGCATCATCCTGTCCGGCGGCCCGGAATCCACGACCCAGCACGGCGCACCCGCGGCACCGCAGCAGGTGTTCGACAGCGGCCTGCCGATCCTGGGCATCTGCTACGGCATGCAGACCCTGGCCGCGCAGCTGGGCGGGGCGACGGAAGCGGCGGATGCGCGCGAGTTCGGCCACGCCGAAGTGCAGCTGGTCGCACACGATGCGCTGCTCGGCGGCCTGAGCGACCACCAGGGCGAGCCGCGCATCGATGTGTGGATGAGCCATGGCGACCATGTCGCCCAGGCGCCGCCGGGCTGGACGATCACCGCCACCACCGACCGCATTCCGGTCGCGGCGATGGCGCTGGAGGAAAAGCGCTGGTACGGCGTGCAGTTCCATCCCGAAGTGACGCACACCAAGCAGGGCCAGACGCTGCTGCGCCGTTTCGTCGCCGAGATCTGCGGCTGCCAGACGCTGTGGACGGCCGCCAACATCATCGAGGACCAGATCGCCCGCGTGCGTGAGCAGGTGGGTTCGGACGAGGTGATCCTGGGCCTGTCCGGCGGCGTGGATTCGTCGGTGGTCGCCGCGCTGCTGCACAAGGCCATCGGCGACCAGCTGACCTGCGTGTTCGTCGATACCGGCCTGCTGCGCTGGCAGGAGGGCGACCAGGTGATGGCGATGTTCGCCGAGCACATGGGCGTGAAGGTCGTGCGCGTCAACGCCGCCGACCGCTACTTCAAGGCGCTGGCAGGGGTCGCCGACCCGGAAGCCAAGCGCAAGATCATCGGCAACCTGTTCGTCGAGATCTTCGAGGAAGAATCGAACAAGCTGAAGAACGCCCGGTGGCTGGCGCAGGGCACCATCTACCCGGACGTCATCGAGTCCGCCGGCAGCAAGACCGGCAAGGCGCACGTCATCAAGAGCCACCACAACGTCGGCGGCCTGCCCGAGCACATGAAGCTGGGCCTGGTGGAGCCGCTGCGCGAGCTGTTCAAGGACGAAGTGCGCCGCCTCGGCGTCGAACTCGGCCTGCCGCGCACGATGGTCTACCGCCATCCGTTCCCGGGCCCGGGCCTGGGCGTGCGCATCCTGGGCGAAGTGAAGCCCGAGTACGCCGAGCTGCTGGCCAGGGCCGATGCGATCTTCATCGACGAACTGCGCAAGGCCGACCTGTACGACAGGACCTCGCAGGCCTTCGCCGTCTTCCTGCCGGTGAAGTCGGTGGGCGTGGTCGGCGACGCGCGCGCTTACGAATGGGTCATCGCGCTGCGTGCGGTCGAGACCATCGACTTCATGACGGCGCACTGGGCGCACTTGCCGTACGAGTTCCTCGGCACCGTGTCCAACCGCATCATCAACGAACTGCGCGGCATCTCGCGCGTGGTCTACGACATCTCGGGCAAGCCGCCGGCCACCATCGAGTGGGAGTGA